The Scyliorhinus canicula chromosome 17, sScyCan1.1, whole genome shotgun sequence DNA window CAATGTCACGGTCACCTCACATTTTACAAAGTTCCTTTCCACGCAGTGCGAGAAACATCTTAAGGTGTTTCAGGAGCGATGACCCTGAACGACACCAGGGGATTATGACGACGCAGATCCATGGGTTCAGTCTCAGGCAGATGTGAAAGATTCCACGGCCACAATTTTTAAGGAAATTGGGTAGTTCTCCCCCGGCGAGGCCGATATTTCACCCTCGGCCAGTCtcactaaaaacagatcatctCTGTTCACGATTGCATCATTGTTTGTGGAGGCTGACTGCACACAGAGACGTCCCGGGGTtgggaaaggtgctatataaatacaaattcagTCAGCTCCAGCCCTGTTACTGCGGTTAGCAGCAGTAACACCCACCCCCATGTATCATAATTGAACAGGTTTTGTCCCCAATCATATTAAGAGCAGCAATAACTACAGCGTCGTAACCGTGCAATCATGTGTGAACACACTGGTGTTTCACCAGACTGGACGATTGAGggaaccccttcccacacacggagcaggtgaatggtcgcaTCCCCGCGtgcactcgctggtgtctcagcagggtcGAAGACTGAGCgaagcccttcccacactgggagcaggtgaatggcctctccccagtgtgaacccgctggtgcctCAGCAGGTTGGAGGCTTCGGTGAATCTCTTCTCGCACAcaaagcaggtgaacggcctctccccgttGTGAGTTCGCTGGTGCCTCAGCAGGTGAGAGATCTGCGTGAATCTCTCCCCGCACTTgaggcaggtgaacggcctctccccggtgtgagccCGCTGGTGCTTCAGCAGGTCGGACGAATccgagaatcccttcccacacacggagcaggtgtacGGTcgctccccggtgtgaactttgtggtgtctcagcaggtgggagaatcgggtgaatcccttcccgcacatggagcagatgaacggcctctctccgctgtgaacctgctggtgggacagCAGGTTTGACGATCggacgaatcccttcccacacacggggcaggtgaacggcctctccccggtgtgactgcgtcgatgcgtTTCCAGCTCGGAGGGGTAACTGAACTCCTTGCCGCAGTCCCCACATTTACATGGCCGCTCCCTGTTTTGGTCGCACTTATGCCTCCCCAGGTCGTACAATCGGTTGAATCcacgtccacacacagaacacgtgtacggtttgtCTGCAACAGGAATGCTGCTCTCCCCTTCTACATTGCCGATGATCTCCACGTTCTGCTGCATCGTGTGGCTCGGTCAGTTTGACGCAGTCGGATACGAGCTTCCCATGGGCAAACCCTCTCCCTGTAAAACAAGTTTATGTCAGTAATTAAAAATTCCAAGGAGAGGCTttaagggtgacacagtggttagcactgctgcctaatgacacaagggacccgggttctattcagGCCTTGGTTTaccacatgttctccccgtgtctgcgtgggtttcctccgggtgctcgtgtttcctcccacaatccaaagatgtgcaggttaggtggaggtggattgcccatgcgaAATTACCcgttaagtgtccaaagatgtgcaggtgaggtggggttacagagatagggtagtggagtgggcctggttggggtgctctgtcggagggtcggttcagacgtgatgggcctccttctgcgtttTCGGGGATCTATGGATGCAAATACCCAAGACTTCAGAGTTTGTATGCTGTTGTTGCTCCAAAACCCTCGATTCCAACTCTCTCCAATTGAAATCAGTTTTCTCACTGTGTCTCTGGCCCCTTTAAATTACAGGTGAACACAGGGACGTTGTccctttaaatatgcagatcagtGACAGCCGCAGTGCGCATGTTCAGTTGACCGGCACTGCGTCTGCGCACTGGACcccggagagggggaagggggggacggCCATTGAGGGGCCGAATTGGCGACCGAAGGTGAGGTTTCCCCGAATCGAGTGAATGAGCCCGAGGATGGAACGACGGTGGAGAAGCGAAAAAAAAAAAGGGCGAAGGGCGTCAATTAAAAAAGACAAACCTGAAAGGTGGCCCGGGAGCTGACAGACAACGAGCGAGGCGGACGCGACAGCGGCGGTATGAGGCGCAGACCACGTGATTTCCCATGGGGGCGG harbors:
- the LOC119951317 gene encoding gastrula zinc finger protein XlCGF8.2DB-like, with amino-acid sequence MQQNVEIIGNVEGESSIPVADKPYTCSVCGRGFNRLYDLGRHKCDQNRERPCKCGDCGKEFSYPSELETHRRSHTGERPFTCPVCGKGFVRSSNLLSHQQVHSGERPFICSMCGKGFTRFSHLLRHHKVHTGERPYTCSVCGKGFSDSSDLLKHQRAHTGERPFTCLKCGERFTQISHLLRHQRTHNGERPFTCFVCEKRFTEASNLLRHQRVHTGERPFTCSQCGKGFAQSSTLLRHQRVHAGMRPFTCSVCGKGFPQSSSLVKHQCVHT